From Chryseobacterium joostei, the proteins below share one genomic window:
- a CDS encoding RidA family protein codes for MKQIINTVNAPAAIGPYSQANMANGVLYISGQIPVDPATGKLVEGIEKETHQVMKNLEAILTEAGMTFKNVVKATIFLKSMDDFAVMNDIYASYLDAESYPARETVQVSCLPKNVDIEISMIAHQD; via the coding sequence ATGAAACAAATAATCAACACAGTTAATGCACCTGCAGCAATCGGGCCTTATTCACAAGCTAATATGGCGAATGGAGTGTTATATATCTCCGGACAGATTCCTGTAGATCCTGCAACTGGTAAATTGGTAGAGGGAATTGAAAAAGAAACACATCAGGTAATGAAAAACCTTGAGGCAATTCTTACTGAAGCTGGAATGACTTTCAAAAATGTTGTAAAGGCAACAATTTTCCTTAAAAGTATGGATGATTTTGCTGTAATGAATGATATTTATGCTTCTTATTTAGATGCAGAAAGCTATCCTGCTCGTGAAACAGTACAGGTTTCTTGTCTGCCTAAAAATGTGGATATCGAAATTTCTATGATTGCACATCAGGATTAA
- the rpsT gene encoding 30S ribosomal protein S20, which produces MANHKSALKRIRQNETRRLRNRYYHKTARTALKTLRNEENKAAATEQLPKVIALLDKLAKKNIIHKNKAANLKSKLTKHVNKLA; this is translated from the coding sequence ATGGCAAATCATAAATCAGCTCTAAAGAGAATTAGACAAAACGAAACTAGAAGACTTCGTAACAGATATTATCACAAGACTGCTAGAACAGCATTGAAGACCTTAAGAAATGAGGAGAACAAAGCTGCAGCTACAGAACAGTTGCCAAAAGTTATCGCTTTATTGGATAAATTAGCTAAGAAAAATATTATCCACAAAAACAAAGCAGCTAACTTAAAAAGCAAATTAACAAAGCACGTTAATAAATTAGCGTAA
- a CDS encoding putative LPS assembly protein LptD, with protein sequence MAKTVLKNILQILIILIFNNFLAQKTPEKLPKNAVNDTISKKDTIVVKKEALDDILHTKADDQRRDIPKKMTFLNKNAQVKYQDMQIDADYISIDDNKNLIYARGKQDSLGKIIEPVITTQAGKKYETNEFSYNTKTKQAIAFNARTEESEGVIIAQKTKKYNDSVFAMRKADYTTDEYFLKKKDTAADYFMRAYNIKLIKTKNKSQIVTGPIQMFIEQVPTPLYLPFAILPFSDKRAAGILIPSFGEREDVGFFLNGIGYYQPIGEHFDLKVLADIYTKGSWNLRPQVNYQKKYRYSGTFNADVGTMVRGIKGLDDYNKNSTYRINWSHAQDVKANPFLTFSAQVDIVSTKFYNNTLNNSNIFNQNVLNTQQNSTVTLTKRFLKLPVTITGTASYSQNFATGSSDLRLPQMNVAVNQFYLFKSKTGVRQGLLENITVNTGFNLTNFVSTQENELFKKEMWDKMQTGLKNNIALATNTTLAKYFTFSLSANIDNGLTTKTLNRYYDPIKNVTVDEINKNFTGYSTFSTTASLQTTLYGMMKFKKGSAVEAIRHMMTPSIGFTYAPDFSSPNFGYYRNYYNATGAITPYSIFEKGIIGSPSSGMVGALGFSIGNNIEMKVKSKSDSTGVKKIKIFESLNLTGSYNFAAKTHPWSIFTINGQSSFFNNKLTVNTSLSLEPYKIEFLPGQDTGIRTEQFGHFGVQGFNVQLSYPLSSEIFGEKKDYAKKYSMKGEIRNENYYFDDDHYAHFDQAWTLNVNANYAYSKGLSRFGSKIASIGLDGSIKLTPYWNINGSTHYDLVTKELAYTRIGFSRDQRSFTINFNWVPFGQYKVYDFFIGIKANILSDALKYKDRSFTQPNSPF encoded by the coding sequence TTGGCCAAAACCGTCCTCAAAAATATATTACAAATTTTAATTATCCTAATTTTTAACAATTTTTTAGCACAAAAAACGCCTGAGAAATTGCCTAAAAATGCGGTTAATGATACTATTTCCAAAAAGGATACCATAGTTGTAAAAAAAGAAGCTTTAGATGATATACTTCATACAAAAGCAGATGATCAACGAAGAGATATCCCCAAGAAAATGACATTCCTTAACAAGAATGCCCAGGTAAAATACCAGGATATGCAGATTGATGCAGATTATATTTCTATTGATGATAATAAAAATCTGATCTATGCCAGGGGGAAACAAGACTCTTTAGGAAAAATAATAGAACCTGTAATCACTACCCAGGCAGGGAAGAAATATGAAACCAACGAGTTTAGTTATAATACAAAAACCAAACAGGCTATCGCTTTCAATGCCAGAACGGAGGAAAGTGAAGGGGTAATTATAGCGCAAAAAACAAAAAAATATAATGATTCTGTGTTTGCAATGCGTAAAGCAGACTATACTACAGATGAATATTTTTTAAAGAAAAAAGATACGGCTGCGGATTATTTTATGAGAGCTTACAATATCAAGCTTATCAAAACCAAAAATAAATCTCAGATCGTTACCGGACCTATTCAGATGTTTATAGAACAGGTTCCTACACCTCTATATCTGCCATTTGCCATCTTACCGTTTTCTGATAAAAGAGCGGCAGGTATTCTTATCCCAAGTTTTGGGGAAAGAGAAGATGTAGGTTTCTTCCTAAATGGAATAGGCTATTACCAGCCGATTGGTGAACATTTTGACCTTAAAGTTCTTGCTGACATTTATACCAAAGGAAGCTGGAACCTGCGTCCTCAGGTGAACTATCAGAAGAAATACCGCTATTCAGGAACCTTTAATGCAGATGTTGGAACAATGGTAAGAGGAATCAAGGGATTGGATGATTATAATAAAAACAGTACCTATAGAATTAACTGGAGCCATGCACAGGATGTTAAAGCGAACCCTTTCCTTACGTTTAGTGCACAGGTGGATATCGTAAGTACGAAGTTTTATAACAATACACTTAACAACAGTAATATTTTCAACCAGAATGTCCTGAATACTCAGCAGAACTCTACGGTAACTCTTACCAAAAGGTTTTTGAAGCTTCCGGTTACTATTACAGGGACGGCATCATATTCTCAGAATTTTGCAACAGGTTCTTCCGATCTTCGTTTGCCACAAATGAACGTAGCGGTTAATCAGTTTTATCTGTTTAAATCAAAAACGGGAGTGAGACAGGGACTTCTTGAAAATATTACGGTAAATACTGGTTTCAATCTTACCAACTTTGTAAGCACTCAGGAAAATGAATTGTTTAAAAAGGAAATGTGGGATAAAATGCAGACGGGTCTTAAGAACAATATTGCGTTGGCTACCAATACTACATTGGCGAAGTATTTTACTTTCAGTTTAAGTGCAAATATTGACAATGGTTTAACGACAAAAACACTTAACAGATATTATGATCCTATAAAGAATGTTACAGTGGATGAGATCAATAAAAACTTCACAGGATATTCTACTTTCTCTACAACAGCCAGTCTTCAGACAACGCTTTATGGGATGATGAAGTTCAAAAAAGGATCTGCTGTAGAGGCAATAAGACATATGATGACTCCAAGTATTGGATTTACATATGCTCCGGATTTTTCAAGTCCTAACTTCGGATATTATAGAAATTACTATAATGCAACAGGTGCTATTACTCCATATTCCATTTTTGAAAAAGGGATCATAGGAAGCCCGTCAAGTGGTATGGTAGGAGCATTAGGTTTTAGTATCGGGAATAATATCGAAATGAAGGTAAAGTCTAAAAGCGACTCAACTGGTGTGAAGAAGATCAAGATCTTTGAATCCCTAAACCTTACAGGGAGCTATAACTTTGCTGCAAAAACTCACCCTTGGTCTATTTTCACCATCAATGGGCAGTCTTCTTTCTTTAATAACAAACTTACAGTAAATACAAGTCTTTCCCTTGAACCTTATAAAATTGAGTTTTTACCAGGACAGGATACCGGAATCAGAACTGAGCAATTCGGACATTTCGGAGTACAGGGATTCAATGTTCAGTTATCTTATCCTTTGAGCAGCGAAATTTTTGGAGAAAAGAAAGATTATGCTAAAAAGTATTCCATGAAAGGAGAGATTCGAAATGAAAATTATTATTTTGATGATGATCACTATGCTCATTTCGATCAAGCCTGGACTTTGAATGTTAATGCGAATTATGCTTATTCAAAAGGTCTTAGCCGATTTGGTAGCAAAATTGCATCCATTGGTCTTGACGGAAGTATTAAGCTTACCCCATATTGGAACATCAATGGCAGTACCCACTATGATTTGGTGACCAAAGAATTGGCATACACAAGGATTGGTTTTTCAAGAGATCAGCGAAGTTTTACCATTAATTTTAACTGGGTGCCATTCGGGCAATATAAAGTGTATGACTTCTTTATTGGGATCAAAGCCAATATCTTAAGCGATGCATTGAAGTATAAAGACCGAAGCTTTACGCAGCCAAATTCACCTTTCTAA
- a CDS encoding T9SS type A sorting domain-containing protein, which translates to MKFNLLLGNFSSFKAALVTLFLFSMQALSFGQDRIYAHAQSSGVFGVACLGCRVDNPLNAIGGNEDDYSTMVLGTALLGGIQQTLIFPDLRSDTRLVVGIGTDNIPLSVQLLSGVTLETMNGGTSNEDRRTIDISLLKLGATPNRGTVEFKPAKPYDGIRIGLTGGVLSLGGGFRIYYAYQDPLISIMAHSQNGQVTLDANISLEGAEIALTNTSGKEVHRSKLRSKTFESNQPEGVYFMTVQTKEGKTYSKKIIIK; encoded by the coding sequence ATGAAATTTAATTTACTTTTGGGAAATTTCTCCTCTTTTAAAGCTGCGTTAGTCACTTTATTTTTATTTTCAATGCAAGCTTTATCATTTGGACAAGATAGAATTTACGCTCACGCTCAAAGCTCAGGCGTATTTGGAGTAGCATGTCTGGGATGCCGTGTAGACAACCCGCTCAATGCCATTGGGGGTAACGAAGATGATTATTCTACAATGGTACTGGGAACAGCTCTATTAGGAGGAATCCAGCAGACTTTAATTTTTCCCGATCTTAGATCGGATACAAGATTGGTTGTAGGAATCGGAACAGACAATATTCCATTATCTGTACAGCTTTTAAGTGGTGTTACTCTTGAAACAATGAATGGAGGTACTTCTAACGAAGACCGTAGAACGATAGACATAAGTCTCCTTAAGCTAGGAGCTACCCCAAACAGAGGTACGGTAGAATTCAAGCCGGCCAAACCTTATGATGGAATAAGAATAGGCTTAACAGGAGGAGTACTAAGCCTTGGTGGTGGATTCAGAATTTATTATGCCTATCAGGATCCATTGATTAGCATAATGGCACACAGCCAGAACGGACAGGTTACTCTTGATGCCAATATTTCATTAGAAGGGGCAGAAATTGCTTTAACGAATACTTCAGGAAAAGAAGTGCATCGTTCCAAATTAAGATCCAAAACCTTTGAATCTAATCAGCCTGAAGGGGTTTACTTCATGACCGTTCAGACCAAGGAAGGAAAAACATATTCTAAAAAAATTATTATTAAATAA
- a CDS encoding N-acetylmuramoyl-L-alanine amidase family protein, whose amino-acid sequence MHKQNFKIILSFLLILMSNFFFSQKKFTIVLDAGHGGSDHGANRSYSDIGRIAEKDITLAITLKVGAMLEKNRDFKVIYTRKIDEYPSLSDRTNLANRSKADLFVSIHCNSSARPTAYGTETYVQGPNQNNENLEVAKRENDVIFLDEKDKQIFGSYNPESPESLIALKLQQSKYLESSLLLGGLVEDNFVNKDKRSSRGVFQKNLHVLRMNAMPSVLIETGFINHPEESHYIASEKGQSEIAESIYNAIIDYKKAVDRKSGGSSFTSRKQEPEKPAETPLKNDFRILLMSSPTKYNENDPALKGLSYILTLKENGQYKYYYAVTNMASVKDINLKSAKDAGFRNAFAVGFMPNQKISMGYYTLEVYTGEKLNGNSYILQNLKDVEREKDNGVFYYTYGKVYTLEDAVKLQKEVEAKGIKNTVIQKVYK is encoded by the coding sequence ATGCACAAACAAAATTTTAAAATAATTTTATCATTTCTCCTTATTCTAATGAGTAACTTTTTTTTCTCTCAAAAGAAATTTACAATCGTTTTGGATGCCGGACATGGAGGAAGTGATCATGGGGCTAACAGGTCCTATTCGGACATTGGAAGAATAGCAGAAAAAGACATTACGCTTGCCATTACCCTAAAGGTGGGGGCAATGCTTGAAAAAAACAGGGACTTCAAGGTTATCTATACCCGTAAGATAGATGAATACCCGTCTCTCTCAGACAGAACCAATCTTGCCAACAGAAGTAAGGCCGATTTATTTGTATCCATTCACTGTAACTCTTCAGCGAGACCTACAGCCTATGGAACAGAAACTTATGTACAGGGACCTAACCAAAACAACGAAAATCTTGAGGTTGCAAAAAGAGAAAATGACGTGATCTTTCTGGATGAAAAGGATAAGCAGATCTTCGGATCCTACAATCCTGAATCTCCGGAGTCTCTCATTGCATTAAAGCTTCAACAAAGTAAATATCTTGAGTCCAGTCTTCTTTTGGGAGGATTGGTAGAGGATAATTTTGTGAATAAGGACAAAAGATCTTCAAGAGGGGTATTTCAAAAGAACCTTCACGTTCTACGTATGAATGCCATGCCATCTGTACTGATAGAAACTGGTTTTATTAATCACCCGGAGGAAAGTCACTATATAGCTTCCGAAAAAGGCCAGAGTGAAATAGCAGAAAGTATTTACAATGCCATCATTGATTATAAAAAAGCGGTTGACAGAAAATCCGGAGGGTCATCTTTTACCTCCAGAAAACAAGAACCGGAAAAACCGGCTGAAACTCCGCTGAAAAATGATTTCAGAATACTATTGATGAGTTCTCCTACTAAATATAACGAGAATGACCCTGCCCTGAAAGGATTAAGCTATATTCTAACCCTTAAGGAAAACGGACAATACAAGTATTACTACGCGGTAACCAATATGGCTTCTGTAAAAGACATTAATCTAAAAAGCGCCAAAGACGCCGGATTTAGAAATGCCTTTGCAGTAGGGTTCATGCCAAACCAAAAAATAAGCATGGGTTATTATACCCTCGAAGTATACACTGGTGAAAAATTAAACGGAAATTCATACATCCTTCAAAACCTGAAAGATGTGGAAAGAGAAAAAGACAATGGGGTTTTCTATTACACCTACGGAAAGGTATATACGTTGGAAGATGCTGTAAAGCTTCAAAAAGAAGTTGAAGCTAAGGGCATCAAAAACACAGTGATACAAAAAGTATATAAATAA